Within Sorangiineae bacterium MSr11367, the genomic segment CGACGCGACCGTGAATGCTCTCTTCACCCGGGGTGAAATGAAGAAGTTCAACACCCTCATGCGGTGGTTCAACGAGTCGGGCCAAGAACTTCCGGAAGGGCTGCCCGAGGCTGCGCGTGAATATCTCGAGGCCACGCGCGTCCCGCCGGAATGGGTCGATTGGGGAGAGATGGAGAAGGCCCGCCAGTTTTTCGTCGACAACAATGTGCACATCTCCACGGCTTTGTCCTTTGCCTCGATGCCGGCGTGTTACGTCATTCCTCACGTGGCCAAGCTGCTCAGCGCCACGCACTCACTGAACTACCCCAACCAGCGAATGGCCAGGACGGGACAGTTTACCGTTTACATGATGCGTCCCGATGCCTTCGAAGCAGGAGGCCGCTTCATTCCGGCCGTTCAAAAGGTCCGGCTGCTTCACGCGTCCATACGCCACCACCTGCGGCAAGAAGGCCGTTGGGACCAACGTACCCTGGGCACGCCCATCTGCCAGGAGGACATGATCGGCGGCCAGATGATGTTCTCGATCCAAGTGCTCGATGCGATGCATCGCCTCGGGATCCACATGACCACCGAAGGCGCCGAGGCCTATTACTACGCGTGGCGAGTCGTCGGTGCGATGATGGGCTGTGACGTGGCCTCGACCCCGCCCGATTTGACCTCCGCGCGCGTATTCTCGGATCTCTACATGACCCGTCATATGGGGCCCTCGGACGAGGGGGCGCTTCTTACGCGGCAGCTGATCAAAATGTACGAGGACGTCGTGCCGGGGACCTTCTTCGATCCGTTGGTCCCCGCATTGCTCCGTTACCTCGTGGGCAACACCGTGGCCGATTGGCTGGAGGTCCCGCGCTCCAACTGGGATTCCATCGCCAGGATGGTTCCCGTGGCACTCGATGCCATCGAACGTGTCGAGGATAGCGGACCTTTTGCCGAATGGATTCTCGATCGGCTCGGCAATCTTACGACGAATTTCGAGTTGAGCGCGCTCACCCGTGGCCGAATTATGCACTACGCCATTCCTGAAGAGCTCAAAAGTGAATATGGCGTAAAGCCTTCTCGTTCGAAAACTCGCTGGGTTCCACCCCCACCTATACCGGAGTAACGGGCTCGCCGAACCATCGCGCGAGCGCCGCGTCCAGATCGGACATATTCGACTCGGCGCTCGTCCAGGCGATGCAGCCGTCGGGGCGTATCAGCAGCGAGGTTCCTCGCTCGACACGGACCGTGCGCACACGCGAAGACCATGGTGCGGACCTTGTGCTGGCCGTGCCGCCGGTGGCGTCGACGAGGAGGCCTCCGCCCTCCTGCATCCACGAGTACAATCCCGTTTCGCGGTCAGGCTGGGCAAGGGCGAGATTGGCCACGTACGTTCCCACCTGCGGATCGTCGCTGCCGAAATCGTAGCGCGTGCGGAGGCCGCTCATCATATCGCCGAAGAAGCGATTGCCCTCGTCGAGG encodes:
- a CDS encoding DUF2236 domain-containing protein, coding for MNALRLSGDELADATVNALFTRGEMKKFNTLMRWFNESGQELPEGLPEAAREYLEATRVPPEWVDWGEMEKARQFFVDNNVHISTALSFASMPACYVIPHVAKLLSATHSLNYPNQRMARTGQFTVYMMRPDAFEAGGRFIPAVQKVRLLHASIRHHLRQEGRWDQRTLGTPICQEDMIGGQMMFSIQVLDAMHRLGIHMTTEGAEAYYYAWRVVGAMMGCDVASTPPDLTSARVFSDLYMTRHMGPSDEGALLTRQLIKMYEDVVPGTFFDPLVPALLRYLVGNTVADWLEVPRSNWDSIARMVPVALDAIERVEDSGPFAEWILDRLGNLTTNFELSALTRGRIMHYAIPEELKSEYGVKPSRSKTRWVPPPPIPE